In a genomic window of Amblyomma americanum isolate KBUSLIRL-KWMA chromosome 4, ASM5285725v1, whole genome shotgun sequence:
- the LOC144128450 gene encoding RNA-binding protein 1-like isoform X2, whose protein sequence is MEWSLDCKVYVGNLGSGAAKHEIEAAFTKFGPLRNVWVARNPPGFAFVEFEDSRDAEDACRALDGSRLCGTRVRVEMSHGRSRRGGASRRPPAPPPRYGGYGARRSRSRSPRRRYSRSRSRSRSRSLRRSTGSRSLSRERR, encoded by the exons AT GGAGTGGAGCCTTGACTGCAAGGTGTATGTTGGGAACCTGGGGAGCGGGGCAGCCAAGCACGAGATCGAGGCGGCCTTCACGAAGTTTGGCCCCTTGCGCAATGTCTGGGTGGCCCGCAACCCACCAGGCTTTGCTTTTGTAGAGTTTGAAGACTCTCGCGATGCTGAGGATGCCTGCCGTGCTTTGGATGGCAG CCGTCTCTGTGGAACAAGGGTGAGGGTGGAAATGTCTCACGGCCGCTCGCGCCGTGGTGGGGCTAGCAGGCGCCCGCCTGCGCCGCCACCTCG CTACGGAGGGTATGGAGCTAGGCGGTCCAG GTCTCGTTCTCCAAGAAGACGCTACTCCCGAAGCCGCAGCCGTAGCCGCTCCCGCAGCTTGCGCAGGTCTACTGGAAGCCGCTCCCTCTCTCGGGAGAGGCGTTGA
- the LOC144128450 gene encoding RNA-binding protein 1-like isoform X3 — translation MEWSLDCKVYVGNLGSGAAKHEIEAAFTKFGPLRNVWVARNPPGFAFVEFEDSRDAEDACRALDGSRLCGTRVRVEMSHGRSRRGGASRRPPAPPPRSRSPRRRYSRSRSRSRSRSLRRSTGSRSLSRERR, via the exons AT GGAGTGGAGCCTTGACTGCAAGGTGTATGTTGGGAACCTGGGGAGCGGGGCAGCCAAGCACGAGATCGAGGCGGCCTTCACGAAGTTTGGCCCCTTGCGCAATGTCTGGGTGGCCCGCAACCCACCAGGCTTTGCTTTTGTAGAGTTTGAAGACTCTCGCGATGCTGAGGATGCCTGCCGTGCTTTGGATGGCAG CCGTCTCTGTGGAACAAGGGTGAGGGTGGAAATGTCTCACGGCCGCTCGCGCCGTGGTGGGGCTAGCAGGCGCCCGCCTGCGCCGCCACCTCG GTCTCGTTCTCCAAGAAGACGCTACTCCCGAAGCCGCAGCCGTAGCCGCTCCCGCAGCTTGCGCAGGTCTACTGGAAGCCGCTCCCTCTCTCGGGAGAGGCGTTGA
- the LOC144128450 gene encoding RNA-binding protein 1-like isoform X1 yields MEWSLDCKVYVGNLGSGAAKHEIEAAFTKFGPLRNVWVARNPPGFAFVEFEDSRDAEDACRALDGSRLCGTRVRVEMSHGRSRRGGASRRPPAPPPRACDIISNSAPRGTKVTQPTTTTTTFLLRQLQPPPHFYLAAREGFAANAAG; encoded by the exons AT GGAGTGGAGCCTTGACTGCAAGGTGTATGTTGGGAACCTGGGGAGCGGGGCAGCCAAGCACGAGATCGAGGCGGCCTTCACGAAGTTTGGCCCCTTGCGCAATGTCTGGGTGGCCCGCAACCCACCAGGCTTTGCTTTTGTAGAGTTTGAAGACTCTCGCGATGCTGAGGATGCCTGCCGTGCTTTGGATGGCAG CCGTCTCTGTGGAACAAGGGTGAGGGTGGAAATGTCTCACGGCCGCTCGCGCCGTGGTGGGGCTAGCAGGCGCCCGCCTGCGCCGCCACCTCG GGCATGCGACATCATCTCTAACTCTGCCCCCCGAGGGACTAAAGTGACCCaacccaccaccaccaccaccacctttctcCTCcgtcaactacaaccaccgccaCACTTCTATCTCGCTGCGCGGGAAGGGTTTGCCGCCAACGCGGCTGGCTGA
- the LOC144128450 gene encoding RNA-binding protein 1-like isoform X4, producing the protein MEWSLDCKVYVGNLGSGAAKHEIEAAFTKFGPLRNVWVARNPPGFAFVEFEDSRDAEDACRALDGSRLCGTRVRVEMSHGRSRRGGASRRPPAPPPRFL; encoded by the exons AT GGAGTGGAGCCTTGACTGCAAGGTGTATGTTGGGAACCTGGGGAGCGGGGCAGCCAAGCACGAGATCGAGGCGGCCTTCACGAAGTTTGGCCCCTTGCGCAATGTCTGGGTGGCCCGCAACCCACCAGGCTTTGCTTTTGTAGAGTTTGAAGACTCTCGCGATGCTGAGGATGCCTGCCGTGCTTTGGATGGCAG CCGTCTCTGTGGAACAAGGGTGAGGGTGGAAATGTCTCACGGCCGCTCGCGCCGTGGTGGGGCTAGCAGGCGCCCGCCTGCGCCGCCACCTCG GTTCCTGTAA